Genomic DNA from Myxococcales bacterium:
TGGTGCGCCCATTCAAGAATGATTCCTATTGGAATTACGCGTTCTTGACGATACGGGGGGGGGGCTGCCAATGAGCCAGCTTGCCTCTAATAGGGGGACTTTTTCCAATGTTCATCGGCACAACTCATTTCATGCGGCGGTCTGTTTGTTGGGTCGCCTTCCTCGTTCTTGTATTCGCTTTACCCGCCATTGCGGCGTCGACGGAGGATCTCGGCGACTTCAGTCTTGAAGATCTCCTGGAGCTGCAACTCGACCAGATGGCCATTACTGGAATTCATCACACTCACGAAAAGGGCGAATGGATGGTTGGGTACAGCTTCATGTCCATGGGCATGGACGGCAACCTCGATGGCACGAGCAGTCAGAGCAAGAGTGAGGTCTTCGCCCAGGGGTTCGCCGTCACTCCGGTCAGCATGTACATGGAAATGCACATGTTCAACCTCATGTATGGAGTTTCCGACGACGTCACGCTCATGCTGATGATGCCGTATCTTCGCAAGTCGATGGACCACGTGCGAATGGATGGCAAGAAGTTTACCACTGACAGCCGTGGCATTGGCGACATCGGCATCAGCGCGCTGTACAGCTTGTATCGCGTCAAACACCACCGACTGATCGCAATTGCAGGCATGAGCTTTCCAAGCGGGTCGATCGACGAGACCGATCTCCTACCCGGCATGATGATGGCCCCGGCAAGCTTCGCGCGTCTCCCCTACCCGATGCAACTCGGCTCAGGAACCTACGACTTCAAATTGGGCGCTACCTATCTC
This window encodes:
- a CDS encoding transporter, whose amino-acid sequence is MFIGTTHFMRRSVCWVAFLVLVFALPAIAASTEDLGDFSLEDLLELQLDQMAITGIHHTHEKGEWMVGYSFMSMGMDGNLDGTSSQSKSEVFAQGFAVTPVSMYMEMHMFNLMYGVSDDVTLMLMMPYLRKSMDHVRMDGKKFTTDSRGIGDIGISALYSLYRVKHHRLIAIAGMSFPSGSIDETDLLPGMMMAPASFARLPYPMQLGSGTYDFKLGATYLGQIENWTWGTHASGKIHSGKNKHDYRLGDRYEITTWAARQTTNWSSVSLRLKWNQWLNIKGADPALMPTMVPTADPDLRAGRRLDLLFGVNAFAGEGQYEGLRIGLEAGLPVYQSLDGPQLETDWIVGLSIDWIL